One Beggiatoa leptomitoformis DNA segment encodes these proteins:
- the argJ gene encoding bifunctional glutamate N-acetyltransferase/amino-acid acetyltransferase ArgJ: protein MAVNFPPFPVLHPIKGIKLGTALAKIKPTATRDDITLFELAPTSTCAAVFTRNAFCAAPVILARQHLNQTMPRYLLINSGNANAGTGEQGLQDGLASCSALATLGNTEKNKVLPFSTGVIGQPLPVDKLSAALPTAIQALSENGWQNAANAIMTTDTLPKAASLQTTLQGQALTITGIAKGAGMIRPDMATMLAFIATDAKIPATVLQAGLNLAVNQSFNRISVDGDTSTNDACVLVASGQGEVSIDNEQHPHFPLFVQQLTHLCQQLAQAIVRDGEGATKFISIHVEQGATSQECLDVAYTIAHSPLVKTAFFASDANWGRILAAVGRAGLSKLVLEDIVIYLGDVCIVRHGGRATDYTEERGQAVMANSDISIRILLGRGQAQEIVWTCDFSYDYVKINAEYRT from the coding sequence ATGGCTGTCAACTTTCCCCCCTTTCCCGTTTTACACCCCATTAAAGGCATTAAACTCGGCACTGCCTTGGCGAAAATAAAACCCACTGCAACCCGTGATGACATCACCCTATTTGAACTCGCCCCAACCAGCACCTGTGCGGCAGTTTTCACCCGCAATGCTTTTTGTGCTGCCCCTGTCATACTTGCCCGTCAACATTTAAACCAAACCATGCCCCGCTACTTACTGATAAATTCAGGCAATGCAAATGCAGGGACCGGTGAACAAGGCTTACAAGACGGACTAGCAAGCTGTAGCGCACTCGCAACGCTAGGCAATACCGAAAAAAATAAAGTATTACCTTTTTCTACAGGGGTCATTGGTCAACCACTACCCGTTGACAAACTGAGTGCCGCCTTGCCTACCGCAATACAAGCCCTCAGTGAAAATGGCTGGCAAAATGCAGCAAATGCCATTATGACCACCGACACCCTGCCCAAAGCCGCATCATTACAAACCACGCTACAAGGTCAAGCCCTTACTATTACAGGCATTGCCAAAGGGGCGGGCATGATACGCCCAGACATGGCAACAATGCTTGCGTTTATAGCGACAGATGCAAAAATTCCCGCTACTGTCCTACAAGCAGGGCTGAATTTAGCGGTGAATCAAAGTTTTAATCGAATCAGTGTTGATGGCGATACCTCAACCAATGATGCCTGTGTCCTTGTTGCCAGTGGACAAGGTGAAGTTAGCATTGATAACGAACAACATCCTCATTTTCCACTCTTTGTCCAACAGCTTACCCACCTCTGCCAACAACTTGCACAAGCCATTGTGCGCGATGGAGAAGGTGCGACCAAATTTATCAGCATTCATGTTGAACAAGGCGCGACCAGCCAAGAATGTTTAGACGTTGCCTACACAATAGCCCATTCACCACTGGTTAAAACGGCATTTTTTGCCAGCGACGCAAACTGGGGACGCATTTTAGCAGCGGTTGGACGGGCAGGATTATCTAAACTCGTTTTAGAAGACATTGTGATTTATTTAGGCGATGTTTGCATTGTGCGACATGGCGGGCGGGCGACAGATTACACAGAAGAACGCGGACAAGCCGTTATGGCGAATTCAGATATTAGCATTCGGATTTTGCTAGGACGTGGACAAGCACAAGAGATTGTATGGACTTGTGATTTTTCTTATGATTATGTCAAGATTAATGCAGAGTATCGGACATAA
- a CDS encoding DUF2281 domain-containing protein, with translation MYSQKLLHEIEVLPPELQKQVYDFVLFLRNQQRIVQKRTVGEYQDKIVMHEDFDAPLSDDFWLGEK, from the coding sequence ATGTATAGTCAAAAATTATTACACGAAATCGAAGTGTTACCGCCAGAATTGCAAAAGCAAGTTTATGATTTTGTTTTATTCTTACGCAATCAACAGCGAATTGTTCAAAAAAGAACGGTGGGTGAATATCAAGATAAAATTGTGATGCACGAGGATTTTGATGCGCCGTTGTCTGATGATTTTTGGTTAGGGGAAAAATGA
- the vapC gene encoding type II toxin-antitoxin system tRNA(fMet)-specific endonuclease VapC, translating to MRYLLDTNICIYLIKQHYPSVQQCFEKHPIEKIFLSSITVYELFYGAEKSQYREKNKRNLKLFCEQFTIINFDEEAAYITANIRSQLEKKGQVIGSYDLQIAGIALAHQLTLVSNNLKEFERIPELLLENWLVLPSP from the coding sequence ATGCGTTATTTACTAGATACTAATATCTGCATTTATTTGATAAAACAACATTATCCAAGCGTACAACAGTGTTTTGAAAAACATCCCATAGAAAAGATATTTCTTTCATCTATCACTGTTTATGAGTTATTTTATGGTGCAGAAAAAAGCCAATATCGTGAGAAAAACAAAAGAAATTTAAAGCTTTTTTGTGAGCAATTTACGATTATTAATTTTGATGAAGAAGCGGCTTATATCACTGCAAATATTAGAAGTCAGCTAGAGAAAAAAGGTCAAGTTATTGGTTCATACGATTTACAAATAGCGGGGATTGCACTTGCTCATCAGCTTACTTTAGTGAGCAATAATCTTAAAGAATTTGAGCGAATTCCTGAGCTTTTATTAGAAAACTGGTTAGTTTTACCATCACCATAA